A region of Crenobacter cavernae DNA encodes the following proteins:
- the adk gene encoding adenylate kinase yields the protein MRLILLGAPGAGKGTQANYIKEKFAIPQISTGDMLRAAVKAGTPLGLEAKAIMDAGGLVRDDIIIGLVKERIAEADCANGFLFDGFPRTTPQAEAMKEAGVNIDYVVEIDVPDANIIDRMSGRRVHLSSGRTYHVKYNPPKAEGRDDLTGEELVQRDDDKEETVKKRLAVYHEQTEVLVGFYSKMAASGDATAPKYVKVDGTQAVETVRDNVFAALDA from the coding sequence ATGAGACTGATTCTGTTGGGCGCGCCGGGCGCGGGCAAAGGCACCCAGGCCAACTACATCAAGGAAAAATTCGCGATTCCGCAGATCTCCACCGGTGACATGCTGCGCGCCGCGGTGAAGGCCGGCACGCCGCTCGGTCTCGAAGCCAAGGCGATCATGGACGCCGGCGGCCTGGTGCGCGACGACATCATCATCGGTCTCGTGAAGGAACGCATCGCCGAGGCCGACTGCGCCAACGGTTTCCTGTTCGACGGCTTCCCGCGTACCACCCCGCAGGCCGAGGCGATGAAGGAAGCCGGCGTGAACATCGACTACGTGGTCGAGATCGACGTGCCGGACGCGAACATCATCGACCGCATGTCGGGCCGCCGCGTGCACCTGTCGTCGGGCCGCACCTACCACGTGAAGTACAACCCGCCGAAGGCAGAAGGCCGCGACGACCTGACCGGCGAAGAACTGGTCCAGCGCGACGACGATAAGGAAGAGACCGTCAAGAAACGCCTCGCCGTCTACCACGAGCAGACCGAGGTGCTGGTCGGCTTCTATTCGAAGATGGCCGCCAGCGGCGACGCGACCGCGCCGAAGTACGTGAAGGTCGACGGCACGCAGGCGGTCGAGACCGTGCGCGACAACGTGTTCGCCGCGCTCGACGCCTGA
- the kdsB gene encoding 3-deoxy-manno-octulosonate cytidylyltransferase produces MSFTVIVPARMASSRLPDKPLADIDGKPMVVRVAEQAKKSAAERVVVATDHPDIAAACALYGIDAVMTREDHASGTDRLAEAVARLELPADTVVVNVQGDEPLIDPALIDRLAELLAHTDAPMATLVHPIQSAAEFFNPNVVKVVLDDDGFARYFSRAPIPYARDAFAADRDALPEGLPAWRHIGLYAYRAGFLDTYTRLAIAPTERFEALEQLRVLWHGHKIAVATLQAAPPAGVDTPEDLERVRALFAANK; encoded by the coding sequence ATGAGCTTCACGGTGATCGTCCCGGCGCGCATGGCGTCGAGCCGCCTGCCTGACAAGCCGCTGGCCGACATCGACGGCAAGCCGATGGTGGTGCGCGTCGCCGAGCAGGCGAAAAAGAGCGCCGCCGAGCGCGTCGTCGTCGCGACCGACCACCCCGACATCGCCGCCGCCTGCGCCCTTTACGGCATCGACGCGGTGATGACGCGCGAAGACCACGCCAGCGGCACCGACCGCCTCGCCGAAGCGGTCGCCAGGCTCGAACTGCCGGCCGACACCGTCGTCGTCAACGTGCAGGGCGACGAACCCTTGATCGACCCGGCGCTGATCGACCGCCTCGCCGAACTCTTGGCCCATACCGACGCGCCGATGGCGACACTGGTGCATCCGATCCAGTCGGCCGCCGAGTTCTTCAACCCGAACGTGGTCAAGGTCGTGCTCGACGACGACGGCTTCGCGCGCTACTTCAGCCGCGCGCCTATCCCGTATGCGCGCGACGCGTTCGCCGCCGACCGCGACGCGCTGCCTGAAGGGCTGCCGGCCTGGCGCCACATCGGCCTATACGCCTACCGCGCGGGTTTCCTCGATACCTACACGCGTCTGGCCATCGCGCCGACCGAGCGGTTCGAAGCGCTCGAACAGCTGCGCGTGCTGTGGCACGGCCACAAGATCGCGGTCGCGACGCTTCAGGCTGCGCCGCCGGCCGGCGTCGACACCCCCGAAGACCTAGAGCGCGTGCGCGCGCTGTTCGCCGCCAATAAATAA
- a CDS encoding Trm112 family protein, protein MDAKFLDILVCPVCKGPLVYDKPRQELICKGDRLAYPIRDGIPMMLETEARELPPEEEVK, encoded by the coding sequence ATGGACGCAAAATTTCTCGACATTCTGGTGTGCCCGGTGTGCAAGGGTCCGCTGGTGTATGACAAACCCCGCCAGGAACTGATCTGCAAGGGCGACCGCCTCGCCTACCCGATCCGCGACGGCATCCCGATGATGCTCGAGACCGAGGCGCGCGAACTGCCGCCCGAGGAAGAGGTGAAATGA